One window of the Phragmitibacter flavus genome contains the following:
- a CDS encoding LamG domain-containing protein: MKLVSQSVLLATALCCSPASAVVTLESADSFWKFDGGTVSTAATFTQVVDSSVNNHQVTSGNFANLSWVAGPANGPYGGAPQYPGGHAIKFSPTVTTQVTGTGADTVSSATFIATNASVSGSSTMITRMRWDGAIPLAAGGGFIDDGTNQWIVSNGFGGWSEPSLASFGYMFGLNTNGSLYYYTAGAGAGQTSSGASHVYNPAAILNVGEWYDIAMVLNDNGDADKKTGQVTFYLVGANGILSTFTSNATTWVSPTSNGNLLLGSETPGTGSGNHRKAFNGAMDYLALFDTALTQQEVLAIFAAPEPSRAVLLLSGLCSLALRRRRGR; encoded by the coding sequence ATGAAATTAGTTTCCCAGTCCGTCCTCCTCGCCACCGCCCTGTGTTGCTCCCCTGCGAGCGCCGTTGTCACTTTGGAAAGCGCGGACTCGTTCTGGAAATTCGACGGAGGCACGGTTAGCACCGCCGCCACCTTTACCCAGGTCGTCGATTCAAGCGTCAACAACCATCAGGTCACCTCAGGCAACTTCGCCAATCTCTCCTGGGTGGCAGGTCCTGCGAACGGTCCTTATGGGGGAGCCCCGCAATATCCCGGAGGTCACGCGATCAAATTCAGCCCGACGGTGACCACACAGGTGACGGGAACTGGGGCCGACACGGTATCCTCCGCCACCTTCATCGCCACCAACGCCAGCGTCAGCGGATCTTCTACCATGATCACCCGCATGCGCTGGGATGGAGCGATCCCTTTGGCAGCCGGTGGAGGCTTCATTGATGATGGCACCAATCAATGGATCGTCAGCAATGGCTTCGGAGGGTGGAGTGAACCCAGCCTGGCCTCCTTTGGTTACATGTTCGGCCTCAACACCAATGGCAGCCTCTATTATTACACCGCTGGTGCCGGAGCGGGTCAGACTTCCTCGGGTGCCAGTCATGTTTATAACCCCGCAGCCATCCTCAACGTCGGTGAATGGTATGACATCGCCATGGTGCTTAATGACAACGGCGATGCCGATAAAAAAACCGGGCAGGTCACTTTTTATCTGGTCGGTGCCAATGGCATCCTAAGCACCTTCACCAGCAACGCCACCACATGGGTCAGCCCCACTTCCAATGGCAACCTGCTGCTCGGCAGCGAAACGCCAGGCACGGGCAGTGGCAATCACCGCAAAGCGTTTAACGGTGCCATGGATTATCTGGCTCTGTTCGATACTGCGCTTACCCAACAGGAAGTGCTGGCCATCTTTGCCGCCCCGGAGCCAAGCCGCGCCGTCCTGCTCCTCTCTGGGCTTTGCTCCCTCGCCCTGCGCCGTCGCAGAGGCCGCTGA
- the rpmE gene encoding 50S ribosomal protein L31, giving the protein MKKELHPTTFETSITCTCGTVYKTWSTVQNLKIGICAGCHPFFTGEQRFVDTAGRVDKFAQRYGSTAATRRGKPKAASVTASA; this is encoded by the coding sequence ATGAAAAAGGAACTACATCCAACCACTTTCGAGACCAGCATTACCTGCACCTGTGGCACGGTTTACAAAACTTGGTCTACCGTTCAGAACCTCAAAATCGGCATTTGCGCTGGTTGCCACCCCTTCTTTACGGGTGAACAACGTTTCGTTGATACCGCCGGTCGCGTTGACAAATTCGCCCAACGTTATGGTTCGACCGCCGCGACTCGTCGTGGCAAGCCAAAAGCGGCTTCGGTTACGGCCTCCGCTTAG
- a CDS encoding autotransporter-associated beta strand repeat-containing protein, with protein MSLPFLRSYFMANSTLSVICGLGLSFISSHAATVVWNGAGADNNWGTGANWGGSGSTVPGTAPVNPVAPATGDIIQFAGSTRLNPLLGAELWRADRIVFNSGAGAFTLGNEADRKTIRLRATTATGHDSNEFLVNNASNLQTINDHLVIEGSGVNNTTGGGIQAINGDIVLNGNLSAATTLSGLRLKPNGGRTLTVNGVISGNWGLTAVNSGGTVALNGLNTYTNGTAVWSGTVRVGVNSLSGAAGAFGNGTSAIAMANGGTSPTDSANYNSAILTSAAVTIGRDITLTTRTQGAVNATNSFRLGGDTAHLSSFTGTVLMSHLHPLTVTAAAGGRVNFSTLSRTSTNALMEDDLIKQGLGIVALTGTANYAGETLINQGTLLVNGILSKTSTAVSTQVGAVIVSTNAALGGSGTIARNVTINTGGIFAPGDMSLASVSSTGLLTIDADLTLNTGSILRFDLGSSSGDWVDVNGALTLRGILEVTNAGGFGNGSYKLFEYGTLAYNLGDVVLASPNYSLVVNDAQKAVYLNVVPEPGRVVLLLAGLGLLVIRRRRRSVV; from the coding sequence ATGTCACTTCCATTCCTCCGCTCTTATTTCATGGCGAATTCGACCTTGTCCGTCATTTGTGGACTGGGTTTAAGTTTCATTTCGAGTCACGCAGCGACCGTGGTTTGGAATGGCGCAGGAGCGGACAATAACTGGGGGACTGGTGCGAATTGGGGAGGATCGGGCAGCACGGTTCCGGGGACGGCACCGGTGAACCCGGTCGCCCCTGCGACGGGGGATATCATTCAGTTTGCGGGTTCGACACGTCTGAACCCGTTGTTGGGCGCTGAGTTATGGCGGGCAGATCGAATCGTTTTTAACAGTGGTGCCGGAGCTTTCACTTTGGGGAATGAGGCGGATCGCAAGACCATCCGCTTGAGAGCAACCACCGCAACGGGCCATGATTCCAATGAATTTCTGGTGAACAACGCCTCAAATCTTCAGACCATCAACGACCACCTGGTGATTGAAGGATCGGGGGTGAACAACACAACGGGGGGTGGCATTCAGGCAATCAATGGAGACATCGTGCTCAATGGCAATTTGTCGGCGGCAACCACCCTGAGTGGTCTTCGGCTGAAGCCCAATGGTGGGCGCACGCTGACCGTCAACGGGGTGATTTCCGGCAACTGGGGCCTCACTGCCGTGAACAGCGGCGGCACGGTGGCTTTGAATGGATTGAACACCTACACCAATGGCACGGCGGTGTGGAGCGGAACGGTCAGGGTCGGAGTCAATTCCCTTTCCGGGGCAGCCGGTGCATTTGGGAATGGCACTTCAGCCATTGCCATGGCAAATGGGGGAACCTCCCCCACTGACTCAGCCAACTACAACTCAGCGATCCTGACGAGCGCTGCGGTGACGATTGGGAGAGACATCACGCTCACGACACGGACACAAGGAGCGGTGAATGCGACCAACAGCTTTCGGTTGGGTGGGGACACCGCCCATTTGTCCAGTTTTACGGGAACGGTGCTGATGTCGCATTTGCATCCGTTGACCGTGACGGCAGCAGCGGGGGGACGGGTAAACTTTAGCACGCTCAGCCGCACTTCGACCAACGCGTTGATGGAGGATGATTTGATCAAACAAGGGCTTGGCATCGTGGCACTGACCGGCACGGCCAACTATGCGGGCGAGACCTTGATCAATCAGGGGACACTTCTGGTGAACGGTATCTTATCGAAGACAAGCACGGCAGTTTCTACTCAGGTGGGCGCGGTCATCGTCAGCACCAACGCTGCTTTGGGAGGATCAGGCACCATTGCTCGCAATGTGACCATCAACACCGGAGGGATTTTTGCTCCAGGGGATATGAGTCTTGCCAGCGTGAGTTCGACGGGGCTGTTGACCATTGACGCGGATCTCACCCTGAACACTGGCAGCATCCTGCGTTTTGATCTTGGCAGTAGTTCGGGCGATTGGGTGGATGTTAATGGAGCCCTCACATTGCGTGGAATTCTGGAGGTCACGAATGCGGGAGGTTTTGGCAATGGATCCTACAAGTTGTTTGAATATGGAACCCTCGCCTACAACTTGGGCGATGTGGTCCTGGCAAGTCCGAACTACAGCCTGGTTGTTAACGATGCGCAAAAGGCGGTCTATTTGAATGTGGTGCCGGAACCGGGTCGCGTGGTTTTGCTTCTTGCGGGATTGGGACTTTTGGTGATCCGTCGTCGCCGTCGCTCCGTTGTTTAA
- a CDS encoding OmpA family protein, with translation MSSPSTGRPSILANLILMLFVGSMLVGFFVLLRSCEEKAGNAMVGPLNQEKPEKVPGSTDSKPVAEPTKEDIAKKVAEANQVRKSQPVAKEEEEIGKPFSTPPAAPEPTPMVATAEPTSMPNSTATPPSATLVTDTPPAATTPDASLDILPPKEPVREVAAGSAEGNALIKDAAARIDEAPTELYSDKAKAKVREGLQAARRIFKVHTVYFEKGGAKPGAADSGELVKSLGEGSLAEVMDDPRAVFFVLGFADRTGDAATNKKLSKDRADAVINLLKSAGALNLTYPVAIGSTELVAPENQNKNRAAEVWLVLP, from the coding sequence ATGTCCAGCCCGTCCACCGGTCGTCCCAGTATCCTGGCCAATCTCATTCTCATGCTGTTTGTTGGCAGCATGTTGGTGGGATTTTTTGTTCTGTTGCGGAGTTGCGAGGAAAAAGCCGGGAATGCCATGGTGGGTCCATTGAACCAGGAGAAGCCGGAAAAGGTGCCGGGGTCGACGGACTCCAAACCGGTGGCGGAACCAACCAAGGAAGATATCGCGAAGAAAGTGGCAGAGGCCAATCAGGTGCGCAAATCGCAGCCCGTCGCCAAGGAAGAGGAAGAGATCGGTAAACCTTTCAGCACGCCTCCAGCGGCTCCAGAACCGACACCGATGGTGGCAACGGCCGAGCCCACTTCGATGCCGAATTCGACCGCAACCCCTCCAAGCGCGACCCTCGTGACCGATACTCCGCCTGCGGCAACGACGCCTGATGCATCATTGGACATCCTGCCGCCCAAAGAGCCGGTGCGTGAAGTGGCTGCCGGTTCGGCTGAGGGCAATGCGCTTATCAAGGACGCGGCGGCGAGGATCGACGAGGCACCTACTGAATTGTATTCCGACAAGGCCAAGGCCAAGGTGCGTGAGGGTTTGCAGGCGGCGCGACGCATTTTCAAAGTGCATACCGTTTACTTTGAGAAGGGCGGGGCAAAACCCGGTGCGGCCGATTCGGGTGAGCTGGTCAAATCTTTAGGGGAAGGCTCGTTGGCTGAGGTAATGGATGATCCGCGCGCCGTGTTTTTTGTTTTGGGTTTTGCGGATCGCACCGGGGACGCAGCGACCAACAAGAAGCTCTCGAAAGATCGTGCAGACGCGGTGATCAATCTTCTCAAAAGCGCTGGAGCGCTCAATTTGACGTATCCGGTGGCAATCGGATCGACCGAGCTGGTCGCGCCGGAGAACCAAAACAAGAACCGGGCGGCCGAAGTCTGGCTGGTGCTTCCCTGA
- a CDS encoding sugar phosphate isomerase/epimerase family protein, whose protein sequence is MRFAICNEHWGNAPFEKVCEDAAACGYQGLELAPFTLKADPRTLDLADATRLVRIANSFGLEIIGLHWLLTKPAWLHITAPDPLLNNDAKIFGQTLARFCGALGGKVMVWGSPKARNLLPEWDRNEANLRAVDVVRGVAEEAVKHGVTIAMEPLGPKETNWMNSAAEGIEFCKLVDHPACKLHLDVKAMSAEDKPIPDIIRDSKEWFVHFHTNDPNLLGPGMGEVKYEPIIAALNEVGYTGWLSTEVFKYELGPKVIAQRSIDYLKQIIASQAKA, encoded by the coding sequence ATGCGCTTCGCCATTTGCAACGAACACTGGGGCAACGCACCTTTCGAAAAGGTGTGTGAAGATGCCGCTGCCTGCGGTTATCAGGGACTCGAACTCGCCCCTTTCACCCTCAAGGCCGATCCTCGGACCCTCGACCTCGCCGACGCGACCCGTCTGGTCCGCATCGCGAACTCGTTCGGACTCGAAATCATCGGCCTGCACTGGTTATTGACCAAACCCGCCTGGCTGCACATCACCGCACCTGATCCGCTTCTCAACAACGATGCCAAAATCTTTGGCCAGACCCTCGCCCGCTTCTGCGGTGCCCTCGGTGGCAAGGTCATGGTATGGGGCAGCCCCAAAGCCCGCAACCTCCTACCCGAATGGGATCGCAACGAAGCCAACCTGCGCGCCGTTGACGTCGTTCGCGGCGTCGCTGAAGAAGCCGTCAAACACGGCGTCACCATCGCCATGGAACCCCTCGGACCCAAGGAAACCAACTGGATGAACTCCGCCGCCGAAGGCATCGAATTCTGCAAACTGGTCGACCATCCGGCCTGCAAACTCCATCTTGATGTGAAAGCCATGAGCGCCGAAGACAAACCCATTCCCGACATCATCCGCGACAGCAAAGAGTGGTTCGTTCACTTCCACACCAACGATCCCAACCTCCTCGGTCCCGGCATGGGCGAAGTGAAATACGAACCCATCATCGCCGCCCTCAACGAGGTCGGCTACACCGGCTGGCTCAGCACCGAAGTTTTCAAATACGAACTCGGCCCCAAAGTGATCGCCCAACGCAGCATCGACTACCTCAAACAAATCATCGCCAGCCAAGCCAAAGCCTGA
- a CDS encoding NACHT domain-containing protein, translating into MLAPVDYIDLGRKFALVREDGDLEDYAYKNYVFDPDQGILTNGYTWEQLLKRRLVVILGEPGSGKSYELQAQASLGSQQAPRFYMRLDELATLGSEIRLRNEDSASLTAWKGSISRAVFFLDSVDEAKIQQNADFHRAIDRFTDLIGARAMLRANVVISSRITEWLPTIDAHEVRMRIPNLEKEDKAEEPYPFVVSLLPLDESGIKTYVTARQASHAESFLEALERTHSWEFARRPADVNDLLAYWKEKKNLGTLTEILDFTCDRQLIKASDRDRWDLLSLERARSGAEYLAAATLFCRKFIFQIPGEIHFSLNAIDASRCLPSDWRKEEIQTLLTRPIFDGASYGHIRFHHRRLSEFLAFKWLKNLMEQGCPVDVLEDLLFDTRGLEPVLRPSLAPLAAWLAAGVNQWNIVVFRCILETAPEILLRYSDPAQLSSENKRALLKALVQKAEGRERLWWEHEKATLSRLADDSLSEDINTLLTTPSNGREIQELALEIVIAGKLTGCTNVVLTIAIKDLEKGDIFPTASRALTLTATESELRSLAAAADEIKLLPRRVCMPLCKLLFPGIWGAKELFRTFSRLRFSTQGVIGWDYTLSQYLPTVTYKENGLSLLRGLLGYPVDDNDNEEDYEPPWSLKTALAISEVLLDWPTVSEAEATAIAEVIVRISDHRPSVERDDSLPGRTERHPKVREQYFRIAADSLEKDHEQAASHLSCVQIYYDRIRPVAADLDWLLKWAAAATSPADFKRAIEWSLEVWHQTGRSSSKFAEIKRLANSSANTREILKRFCPNLLFRAQAFWHIRIQPKFRPYRRRMALKKVKKPFLKIREQYNLWRYRNKLRSGEYVNWLVHLIDDARHETHDKWTPTDWSPLEKKMGRRCVEAAKEGCFQVWKRYTPDLPHEKNPSGNTTHGCIAGLAGIMAAWQDGRLIFSDLPFSDAQRATKYALQEMNGFPPWFDDLTSAQPQAVQSILAECIAAEWQTSTGLELYHIAINYLAWSNSRATALMKPQIYELLTDKEPQNFFILYNAIKILFSAPLSSEDELTRLIQNKAHSIASTSPGFPTWMALWLEFDAINALDALDSHLPNSIDPTELMISVSASLSSRYDDHVPLSANPSWVHPIAMLRFIPLVYQYIRREEDTNRSSGGAYNVTTRDDAQDFRGALLDRLVATDHPDVCQTLQALLADPLLSHLQDYIKYLLNKSRQKFADISPWHTTDMREFATEYERQPRSDSDLFEIGIRRLSDIKRWVEFGEDSPREEVRHEDNETSFRRWLQRRLNESSRGRYSVPQEWEIDQSLRPDLRLVIPDAAPVSMELKIADNWTFQGLINGLEDQLVGSYLRDHRARYGIYVLALFNRDRKWDSLNGGPRINCEQMLAILRQKSKEILQNRLGVSGLEILLIHFSPPVR; encoded by the coding sequence ATGCTCGCTCCTGTAGACTATATCGACCTCGGCCGGAAATTCGCCCTTGTGCGGGAAGATGGCGACCTAGAGGACTATGCTTACAAAAACTATGTTTTTGATCCAGACCAAGGCATTCTCACCAATGGATACACCTGGGAACAGCTCTTGAAGCGACGCCTAGTCGTCATATTAGGCGAACCCGGTAGTGGAAAAAGTTACGAACTACAAGCACAAGCAAGTTTAGGATCACAGCAAGCTCCGCGGTTTTATATGCGCTTAGACGAACTCGCTACCTTGGGCAGCGAGATCAGATTGCGGAATGAAGACTCAGCGAGTTTGACTGCATGGAAAGGTTCGATCTCACGCGCGGTTTTCTTCCTCGACTCGGTGGATGAAGCGAAAATACAGCAAAATGCGGATTTCCATCGTGCGATTGATCGATTCACCGACCTCATCGGAGCACGAGCAATGCTGCGAGCCAATGTGGTCATCAGTTCGAGAATCACAGAATGGCTTCCCACGATTGACGCACACGAAGTAAGGATGCGGATCCCTAATCTTGAAAAAGAGGACAAAGCCGAAGAACCCTATCCGTTTGTTGTCAGTTTATTGCCGCTAGATGAATCTGGCATAAAAACTTATGTAACGGCACGGCAAGCATCGCATGCGGAAAGCTTCCTCGAAGCGCTAGAAAGAACTCACTCTTGGGAGTTCGCTAGACGCCCCGCTGATGTAAACGATCTGCTCGCCTATTGGAAAGAAAAGAAGAATTTAGGAACTCTAACCGAAATCCTCGATTTCACATGTGATCGCCAACTCATAAAAGCATCCGATAGAGACCGTTGGGATCTACTCTCTTTGGAAAGAGCACGTTCAGGTGCTGAATATCTCGCAGCAGCAACGCTGTTTTGTCGCAAATTCATCTTCCAAATTCCTGGAGAAATTCATTTTTCTTTAAACGCAATTGACGCGTCCAGATGCCTTCCATCAGATTGGCGTAAAGAAGAAATCCAAACACTTCTCACACGTCCAATTTTCGATGGCGCGAGCTACGGCCACATTCGTTTCCATCATCGACGGCTCTCAGAATTTTTAGCTTTCAAGTGGCTAAAAAACCTTATGGAACAGGGTTGTCCTGTGGATGTGCTGGAAGATCTTCTTTTTGACACCCGTGGCCTTGAACCAGTTCTTCGTCCCTCACTCGCACCACTCGCGGCGTGGCTTGCCGCAGGTGTCAATCAATGGAACATTGTTGTGTTTCGGTGCATCTTGGAGACAGCCCCCGAAATTTTACTTCGCTACAGTGACCCAGCACAATTAAGTTCTGAGAACAAGCGTGCACTGTTGAAGGCTCTAGTGCAAAAAGCAGAAGGTCGTGAACGTCTTTGGTGGGAACATGAAAAGGCAACTCTTTCACGACTTGCCGACGACTCTCTCTCAGAGGATATTAATACACTACTGACAACCCCATCTAATGGCCGTGAAATTCAAGAACTGGCGCTGGAAATTGTCATTGCGGGAAAATTAACTGGCTGCACAAACGTCGTTCTGACGATAGCGATTAAGGATCTGGAGAAAGGCGATATCTTCCCAACCGCCTCTCGTGCGCTGACGCTCACAGCCACTGAATCAGAACTGCGATCTCTAGCTGCGGCAGCGGACGAGATCAAACTTCTCCCCAGAAGAGTTTGCATGCCTTTGTGCAAACTTCTTTTTCCAGGCATATGGGGAGCAAAGGAACTCTTTCGCACATTCAGTCGGTTGAGGTTTTCAACTCAAGGCGTGATTGGGTGGGATTACACACTTTCTCAATACCTCCCTACCGTCACATACAAAGAGAATGGTTTGTCGCTCCTTCGTGGGCTCCTCGGGTATCCGGTAGACGATAACGATAATGAAGAGGATTACGAACCACCCTGGAGTCTCAAAACAGCGCTAGCGATCTCAGAAGTTCTTCTTGATTGGCCCACGGTTTCCGAAGCAGAAGCTACTGCCATCGCGGAAGTGATTGTCCGGATCAGTGATCATCGCCCTTCTGTCGAACGTGACGACTCTTTACCGGGACGCACTGAGCGTCATCCGAAGGTGCGTGAACAATACTTTCGTATCGCTGCGGATAGCCTAGAGAAAGATCACGAGCAGGCAGCCTCTCACTTGTCCTGCGTGCAAATCTATTATGATAGAATCAGGCCAGTAGCCGCCGACCTTGATTGGCTTCTAAAGTGGGCAGCAGCAGCAACTTCCCCCGCAGATTTTAAACGGGCGATTGAGTGGTCTTTAGAGGTGTGGCACCAGACAGGACGATCCTCTTCAAAATTCGCAGAAATCAAGCGGTTAGCCAACTCATCCGCCAATACCAGAGAGATATTAAAGCGCTTTTGCCCTAATCTACTTTTCAGAGCACAAGCCTTCTGGCACATTCGAATACAACCAAAATTCAGACCTTATCGACGTAGGATGGCTTTGAAAAAGGTAAAAAAACCGTTTCTCAAAATCCGTGAACAATATAACCTTTGGCGCTACCGCAACAAACTGCGTTCTGGCGAATATGTGAATTGGCTAGTTCACCTTATAGATGATGCCCGTCACGAGACTCATGATAAATGGACGCCGACTGATTGGTCGCCCCTTGAGAAAAAAATGGGACGGCGATGTGTAGAAGCCGCAAAAGAGGGATGCTTTCAAGTCTGGAAACGTTATACTCCAGATTTACCTCATGAAAAAAATCCTTCCGGGAACACAACACATGGCTGTATTGCAGGACTTGCTGGAATCATGGCCGCCTGGCAGGATGGCAGATTAATATTCTCAGACCTTCCATTCTCTGACGCCCAACGAGCCACCAAATATGCTCTTCAAGAGATGAATGGATTCCCTCCATGGTTTGATGATCTAACATCAGCACAGCCTCAGGCAGTTCAATCAATTTTAGCTGAATGCATCGCTGCTGAATGGCAAACCTCTACCGGGCTTGAACTCTATCATATCGCTATCAACTACCTTGCTTGGTCGAACAGTCGAGCAACTGCGTTGATGAAACCCCAAATTTACGAGCTATTGACGGACAAAGAGCCACAGAATTTTTTCATACTGTATAATGCCATCAAAATCTTGTTTTCAGCACCTCTATCATCCGAGGACGAACTGACCAGATTAATACAAAATAAAGCCCATTCCATTGCCAGCACTTCACCTGGCTTTCCCACTTGGATGGCCTTGTGGCTTGAGTTTGATGCGATCAATGCTTTAGATGCTCTGGATTCACATTTACCAAATTCAATCGATCCTACAGAATTGATGATCTCAGTTTCTGCGAGTCTTAGCTCCCGCTATGACGATCATGTTCCACTGAGTGCAAATCCATCATGGGTGCATCCAATAGCCATGCTAAGATTCATCCCACTGGTATACCAATATATTCGTCGTGAAGAGGATACCAATCGTTCAAGCGGAGGCGCTTATAATGTAACGACTAGGGACGACGCTCAGGATTTCAGAGGCGCTTTACTAGACAGATTGGTCGCGACTGATCATCCCGATGTCTGTCAAACGCTACAGGCACTTTTGGCCGACCCCTTGCTCTCTCATCTACAAGACTACATAAAATACCTCCTTAATAAGTCTCGCCAAAAATTTGCTGATATCAGCCCTTGGCATACGACAGACATGCGTGAATTCGCAACCGAGTATGAGCGGCAGCCTAGAAGTGACTCCGATCTATTTGAAATTGGCATCCGCAGGCTGTCCGATATTAAACGCTGGGTTGAATTCGGCGAAGACAGCCCTCGAGAGGAAGTTCGCCATGAAGACAATGAAACAAGCTTTCGCCGTTGGCTTCAACGACGACTCAATGAAAGTTCCAGAGGACGCTACAGCGTTCCGCAAGAATGGGAAATTGACCAATCATTACGTCCAGATCTTCGCCTGGTAATTCCAGACGCCGCTCCTGTATCAATGGAGCTTAAAATTGCCGACAATTGGACCTTTCAAGGTTTAATTAATGGTTTAGAGGATCAATTGGTGGGCTCCTATCTCCGCGATCACCGTGCCCGCTACGGAATTTACGTCCTTGCACTTTTTAATAGAGATCGGAAGTGGGACTCACTAAATGGAGGTCCTCGTATCAACTGTGAACAAATGCTTGCCATTCTTCGGCAAAAATCCAAAGAAATCCTTCAGAATCGACTTGGCGTTTCGGGATTAGAGATACTATTAATTCACTTTTCTCCGCCTGTAAGATAA
- the prfA gene encoding peptide chain release factor 1 gives MDYSSIIEKKKLRLSELEMQMEQPDFYEDNRKASGLLREHRHLQALDNSWEEFLRVGQQIVDNEDLAKSGDAELAEMAEEELPSLRKRLEELEGLVQLAILPPDPLEGRDVIMEIRAGTGGDEAALFAGDLMRMYGRYAEERGWKVEPLEASPADLGGFREVVFKVSGEDVFSTLKYESGVHRVQRVPATEAQGRIHTSTATVAVLPEAEEVDIEFKPDEVRIEVCRASGNGGQGVNTTDSAVQVMHMPTGTIVRCQDGRSQLKNKEKALSILRSRLLERKQNEEAAKYSAHRRSLIGSGGREEKIRTYNYPQNRITDHRIEVTLYNLEMFVEGRIQEMVEKLKASDVHDRLAEAGLR, from the coding sequence ATGGACTACTCATCGATCATTGAAAAAAAGAAACTCCGTCTCTCCGAATTGGAGATGCAGATGGAGCAGCCGGATTTTTACGAAGACAACCGCAAGGCCAGCGGATTGCTGCGCGAACATCGGCATTTGCAGGCGCTGGACAATTCTTGGGAAGAGTTTTTGCGTGTTGGACAGCAGATCGTCGACAATGAAGATCTCGCCAAGTCCGGAGATGCCGAACTGGCCGAGATGGCCGAAGAAGAATTGCCCTCGCTGAGGAAGCGGCTCGAGGAACTCGAAGGTTTGGTGCAGCTGGCCATTCTGCCACCGGATCCTTTGGAAGGTCGCGATGTGATCATGGAGATTCGCGCGGGCACGGGGGGAGATGAGGCGGCGTTGTTTGCCGGGGATTTGATGCGGATGTATGGCCGGTATGCCGAAGAGCGCGGTTGGAAGGTCGAGCCCTTGGAAGCCAGCCCGGCGGATCTGGGTGGGTTCCGCGAGGTGGTGTTCAAGGTGAGCGGCGAGGATGTGTTCAGCACATTGAAATATGAAAGCGGCGTGCATCGAGTGCAGCGCGTTCCTGCCACGGAAGCGCAGGGGAGGATTCACACATCCACGGCAACGGTGGCGGTGCTTCCTGAAGCCGAGGAGGTGGACATCGAGTTCAAGCCGGACGAGGTGCGCATTGAAGTTTGTCGTGCTTCGGGAAACGGTGGACAGGGGGTCAATACGACCGATTCCGCCGTGCAGGTGATGCACATGCCGACGGGCACCATTGTGCGTTGTCAGGATGGTCGCAGCCAGTTGAAGAACAAAGAGAAGGCGTTGTCGATTCTGCGTTCGCGACTGTTGGAGCGCAAACAGAACGAGGAGGCGGCCAAGTATTCGGCTCACCGCCGTTCATTGATCGGCAGTGGTGGCCGGGAGGAGAAGATCCGCACTTACAACTATCCGCAGAACCGCATCACCGATCACCGCATTGAAGTGACGCTTTACAACCTTGAAATGTTCGTCGAAGGGCGCATTCAGGAGATGGTTGAGAAGCTGAAGGCAAGCGACGTGCATGATCGTCTTGCTGAGGCAGGGCTACGTTGA